One Calditrichota bacterium genomic window, AGGTAATAACCCCTACGCCGCTCGCTTCAATGCGGGAGGGTCGCTCGCCGGCAAAGTAGAGGATGAGGTCGAGGTCATGGATCATTAGATCGTGCACCACGGCGACATCGACACCGCGAGGATTCCATTCGGCGAGCCGGTGCGCTTCTATGAAGCGCGGTCTGAGTGCCCGACCTCCCAGGCTGCGCACCGCCCGGTTGAACCGCTCGATTTGACCGACCTGTATCGGAACGCCAGCCTTCAGCGCGGCTGTGACAAGCCGCTCCCCTTCTTCGGTCGTCGCACAGATCGGCTTCTCAATGAAGAGCGGCCTACCCGCAGCGACGACCTTCATCCCGATATCGAAGTGAGAAGTCGTAGGCGACGCTACGAGCACGGCATCGGCATAATGGATTGCCTCTTCGAGTGATGATGCAATAGGTAGCCGATACTCATTTACGACCCGCGAGCATGCTGCATCGTCGGGATCGAAGACCGCGACGACTTCGACCCCCTTCATTTGGGCGAGATGCTTTAGATGCCGGCTGCCAAGATAGCCGGCGCCAATCAGCGATATCCTAATGGTCTAACCAGGGCTATAGGTTGGAGACTATGACGGACCAGTTCCCGGTTAATATAACCACGCTGCGCAAAAATCGAACGGGGCAAGCCGGATAAGGCCTGCCCCGTTGCAAGAGTCTCCATATTGAACATATGCCGTCAACTGAGATAGGCTCTTAGCGGTTTCGACCGCGAGGGATGGCTCAACTTGCGGATGGCTTTCTCCTTGATCTGGCGAACCCGCTCGCGGGTCAGTTTGAAGAGTTCGCCGATCTCTTCAAGGGTCTTCTGGTCCTTGTCGATGCCGTAATAATACTGGATTACTTCGGCTTCGCGGGGGGTGAGCGTCTT contains:
- a CDS encoding Gfo/Idh/MocA family oxidoreductase; translation: MRISLIGAGYLGSRHLKHLAQMKGVEVVAVFDPDDAACSRVVNEYRLPIASSLEEAIHYADAVLVASPTTSHFDIGMKVVAAGRPLFIEKPICATTEEGERLVTAALKAGVPIQVGQIERFNRAVRSLGGRALRPRFIEAHRLAEWNPRGVDVAVVHDLMIHDLDLILYFAGERPSRIEASGVGVITSTIDIANARLTFPSGLVANVTASRISLKRMRKMRLFGASEYISLDLGKGACEVIGVDDGTQGIPEGAIPLGEMELRGLRRRVWRQIPDAPEDDAMRLELTAFQRTVEEGLSPVVSGAEGLAALQLAEAVVAEIEAAVPSLASTSVSG